A window from Nitrospira sp. ND1 encodes these proteins:
- a CDS encoding DsbA family oxidoreductase encodes MTGQALTVDVYSDVVCPWCYIGKRRLEQALESVQVQATARVFWRPFQLNPTMPKAGMDRRVYLEAKFGGPGEMKAIQDRVAAVGTSVGIEFVFDRIARTPNTFDAHRLIRFAQQQGRQDEVVEELFHGYFTEGLNIGQPEILVSLAVRAGLDGEAVVRLLHAQEGVDAVRQEEAHGHQLGIRGVPYFVLNGKAALSGAQPVETFVSAIKQVTG; translated from the coding sequence ATGACCGGTCAGGCGCTCACGGTCGATGTGTATTCGGACGTGGTGTGCCCCTGGTGTTACATCGGCAAACGGCGGCTGGAACAGGCGCTGGAATCGGTCCAGGTGCAGGCGACGGCGCGCGTATTCTGGCGCCCGTTTCAGCTCAATCCGACCATGCCCAAGGCCGGCATGGATCGCCGGGTGTATCTCGAAGCGAAGTTCGGCGGGCCCGGCGAAATGAAGGCGATCCAGGATCGCGTGGCAGCAGTGGGAACGAGTGTGGGCATCGAGTTCGTGTTCGACCGGATTGCGCGAACACCGAACACGTTCGATGCCCATCGACTGATCCGGTTCGCTCAGCAACAGGGCCGTCAGGATGAGGTGGTTGAAGAACTGTTCCACGGGTACTTCACGGAGGGACTGAATATCGGGCAACCTGAGATACTGGTCTCCCTCGCCGTCCGGGCCGGATTGGATGGAGAAGCAGTCGTCCGTCTGCTGCACGCTCAGGAGGGCGTCGATGCCGTGCGGCAGGAGGAGGCCCACGGCCATCAGCTGGGCATCAGAGGGGTTCCCTATTTCGTGCTGAATGGAAAGGCTGCGCTCTCCGGTGCCCAGCCGGTGGAGACGTTCGTCTCTGCGATCAAACAGGTTACGGGGTAA
- a CDS encoding DUF5069 domain-containing protein has protein sequence MPDLEKVRTLAKDLTKTYPRSPREMLGGYVIGARCADKCRAFLLGINGDYNYWPCSLAGLLFSFTGITPEQFKEVVATGANDEELAAWLKAQSKVQDQQAIIQWNNKMRDLRLSEMAPQVQAYMEDYIPKYVPSHRPVYVYFDVYDLEEKRL, from the coding sequence ATGCCTGATCTAGAGAAGGTGCGAACGCTTGCGAAAGATCTCACCAAGACCTATCCTCGCAGCCCGCGGGAAATGCTGGGAGGTTATGTCATCGGCGCGCGGTGCGCGGATAAATGCCGGGCGTTTCTCCTGGGCATCAACGGGGACTATAACTATTGGCCCTGCTCGTTGGCCGGCCTGTTGTTCTCGTTCACGGGCATTACGCCGGAGCAATTCAAGGAGGTCGTAGCCACCGGGGCGAACGATGAGGAACTGGCCGCCTGGCTCAAGGCTCAGAGCAAGGTACAGGACCAGCAGGCAATCATTCAGTGGAACAACAAGATGCGGGACCTGCGTCTTTCCGAGATGGCCCCGCAGGTGCAAGCCTATATGGAAGACTACATCCCGAAATATGTGCCGAGTCACCGCCCCGTCTACGTGTATTTCGATGTGTACGATCTGGAAGAGAAGCGCTTGTGA
- a CDS encoding VOC family protein, producing the protein MPVQVYGCNHIVIEVTDAKKAVKFYSDVFGLKMLRGGEGAAWCKLGEHQFMAIFEVEQLQPDRVKHFGLMVRDAEQIKEVRRKLTRKYKLRMEPHFRCDFRDPWGNRIQVGDLSDESLVWLLPYQEVQKAGITFSKPSRVRQGRE; encoded by the coding sequence ATGCCGGTTCAAGTGTATGGATGCAACCACATCGTCATAGAAGTCACCGACGCCAAGAAGGCCGTGAAGTTTTATTCAGACGTGTTCGGACTCAAGATGTTGCGCGGTGGAGAAGGCGCGGCCTGGTGCAAACTGGGCGAACATCAATTCATGGCGATTTTTGAAGTCGAGCAACTGCAGCCGGATCGCGTGAAGCATTTCGGGTTGATGGTGCGTGATGCGGAGCAGATCAAAGAAGTCCGGCGCAAGCTCACCAGGAAGTACAAGCTGAGGATGGAGCCGCATTTCCGCTGCGATTTCCGTGACCCCTGGGGGAACCGCATTCAGGTCGGTGATCTATCGGACGAGTCCCTGGTCTGGCTCCTCCCCTATCAGGAGGTCCAGAAGGCGGGAATCACATTCTCCAAGCCCTCGCGTGTTCGGCAAGGAAGGGAGTGA
- a CDS encoding Rieske 2Fe-2S domain-containing protein, translating to MPDATWTEIGSVDELKQRPLQQIVCGQTTLALSYKDGRFAAISGVCNHIGGPLGEGRLDGDYVVCPWHYWKFHHRTGRGEPGYEGDQVATYAVKVEDGRVFADLTPVTKRQKLPKPSHPLARPIVRADGPIRVLGIATTAMTADQPRFSASDALLEEALAYARERLQLDTQLIKLRDLSFRACEGFYSKSAEACTWPCSITQMDPTDQMDRVYEAVVHWADVILVSTPIRWGGASSLYYKMVERMNCIQNQETIANRHLLKNKVAAFIIMGGQDNVQGVAGQLMTFFAEVGCQFPQFPFIAHSRGWSAEDMERNNSEVQNSRELREGAQALVARAAEMARLMVEGQLAMQPLTRGGRKAHQLDSEPTG from the coding sequence ATGCCGGATGCGACATGGACTGAGATCGGTTCGGTCGATGAACTCAAGCAGCGCCCCCTCCAGCAGATCGTCTGCGGCCAGACAACGCTCGCATTGAGTTATAAGGACGGCCGGTTCGCGGCGATTTCAGGGGTCTGCAATCATATCGGCGGGCCGCTGGGTGAGGGACGGCTCGACGGCGACTACGTCGTCTGTCCCTGGCATTACTGGAAGTTTCACCATCGCACCGGCCGGGGCGAGCCTGGATATGAAGGTGATCAGGTTGCGACCTATGCCGTGAAGGTAGAGGATGGGCGCGTCTTTGCCGATCTGACTCCGGTCACGAAGAGACAGAAGCTCCCGAAACCATCGCACCCGCTGGCGCGCCCGATCGTTCGAGCCGACGGTCCCATTCGTGTACTGGGCATCGCCACGACGGCGATGACGGCGGACCAGCCGCGCTTCAGCGCCTCCGATGCCCTGCTGGAGGAGGCACTCGCGTATGCGCGCGAACGCCTGCAGCTCGACACGCAACTGATCAAGCTACGGGACCTCTCGTTCCGGGCCTGTGAAGGGTTTTATTCCAAGTCGGCGGAAGCCTGCACCTGGCCCTGTTCGATTACGCAGATGGATCCGACCGATCAAATGGACCGGGTGTACGAAGCCGTGGTGCATTGGGCGGATGTGATTCTGGTATCCACCCCGATCCGATGGGGCGGAGCCAGCAGTCTCTATTACAAAATGGTCGAACGGATGAACTGCATTCAAAACCAGGAGACGATCGCCAACCGGCACCTGCTCAAAAATAAAGTCGCCGCGTTCATCATCATGGGTGGACAGGACAATGTCCAGGGTGTCGCCGGTCAACTGATGACCTTCTTCGCGGAAGTCGGTTGCCAGTTCCCGCAGTTTCCGTTTATCGCCCATTCGCGCGGATGGAGCGCGGAGGACATGGAGCGGAACAACAGCGAGGTGCAGAACAGCCGGGAGTTGCGCGAGGGGGCTCAGGCGCTCGTCGCCCGCGCGGCGGAGATGGCGCGGCTCATGGTGGAGGGGCAGCTGGCGATGCAGCCGCTCACGCGGGGTGGCCGCAAGGCGCATCAACTGGATAGTGAACCGACGGGATAA
- a CDS encoding pirin family protein, whose translation MRTETINAKELVGVYQAGSHHMVGDGFPVRNMIPGAGVEEQLSPFLMLDYMGPEKFPPTTRRLGVGEHPHRGFETVTIMYHGKVAHRDSTGSGGVIGPGDVQWMTAASGVVHEELHEKEFAKQGGLLEGIQLWVNLPKAFKMTAPRYQTLVDAEIPAVELDGGVGRVRVIAGEFRAVKGPAKTFSPVHLYDLRLKAGHRTELNLPEGYNSSLFVLHGEVVMNGSQTVQEVEIALFGQRGERVVVEAKQDATILVLSGEPIAEPIARYGPFVMNTRDEIIQAVHDYQAGKMGHLS comes from the coding sequence ATGCGAACAGAGACAATCAACGCCAAAGAGCTTGTGGGAGTCTATCAGGCAGGATCTCATCATATGGTCGGAGACGGATTCCCCGTGCGCAACATGATTCCTGGCGCCGGGGTCGAGGAACAACTGTCTCCCTTCTTGATGCTCGACTATATGGGGCCGGAGAAATTTCCGCCGACCACGCGCCGGCTCGGCGTGGGCGAGCATCCCCATCGAGGCTTTGAGACGGTCACCATCATGTATCACGGCAAGGTGGCGCATCGTGATTCGACAGGCAGCGGCGGCGTTATCGGCCCCGGTGACGTGCAGTGGATGACGGCGGCCTCGGGTGTCGTGCACGAAGAGTTGCATGAGAAGGAATTCGCGAAGCAGGGCGGCCTGTTGGAGGGGATTCAGCTGTGGGTCAATCTGCCGAAGGCGTTCAAGATGACCGCGCCGCGATATCAGACGCTGGTCGATGCGGAGATTCCTGCGGTCGAGCTCGATGGAGGAGTCGGCCGGGTACGTGTCATCGCCGGAGAGTTTCGCGCGGTGAAGGGTCCGGCAAAGACCTTCAGTCCGGTCCACCTCTACGACCTGCGGTTGAAGGCGGGCCACCGGACTGAACTCAACTTGCCCGAGGGATATAATTCGTCCCTGTTCGTGCTGCACGGAGAGGTCGTGATGAACGGGTCGCAGACGGTACAGGAAGTGGAAATCGCGCTGTTCGGTCAGCGAGGAGAGCGGGTCGTTGTGGAGGCGAAGCAGGATGCAACCATCCTCGTGCTGAGCGGCGAACCGATTGCCGAGCCGATCGCCCGGTACGGTCCGTTCGTGATGAACACGCGCGACGAAATTATTCAGGCCGTGCATGACTACCAGGCGGGAAAGATGGGGCATTTGTCATGA